aattcattaggcaaatgatatcgaaaaattgcaacatttattttctagatacttcgaatactctagatcaagtttaactgagctgatcgacgattcgaaagtcgcaacatcaaaaacaacctggaagcacggaaggctccgtgcttctagaagcatagtaacctcactctatatatatatatatatatataggctagaatactattaatagcaccaagctattggtgctattagttttttagcccttggattgagaaatatacggttaggatgatttGGGCCCtttaagattgagtgggtggttggttggttgaatagtataatctaacgggtaaaaataattaaaggattaaatctaataatggaaaactcgatagcatcaaatcctggtgctatcgatagtatccaaccggactctctctctctctctctctctctctctctatatatatatatatatatataattttaaaaagcagCAAACAAATACACAAAACAAGCAGTAAATTCATTTTCTTGAACTTCAACTGACAGCAACTACTACATGCTTTTCGTCCAAAATGTGTTACATACACATTTATAATAGCTGTAAATCACGCTGTTGCAGTGAGTAAAAAGTACGTAGATGATGCATCATACATCTTTATTGCTTTATACACATGACATTGACTTTGAACTCTTAGCCTAACAAAAGGTTTTTGTCAATTTGCATTACATGCATGGATCTGGTTTGATTTGAACTCTAATAATTTACTTGGGACGAAGAAAAATAATCAATCTTGTAAAAGATCACAATGTTCATATGTTTTTTATAGTCAACTAGAAggttttgattaaaataaaaaaataattcgaCGAAAATAATCAAATGTTCAGAAAgtcaagataaaaaaaattcattaattgTATCTTTGAAAAGAAGGGCTTGCAATTAATGCTCCGCCATAGATTTACCAATGAAGTCAGAATAAACTAGCTATCATAAAGAAAGATTTGCGTATCTAAATAGAGGATGGTCCAAAGGAACTATATTTCCCATAGTATGGTTTCATGAGGCCTTAATATGAGGGGTTACAAAGAAAGATGTACGGCTTTGTTGAACTATAAATTCTCTggatatatttttatgagatatTATAAAAACATCTTTAATTTGCTTTAATGTTTTAATAATGGATTGACTATtcctagcgtaagtggcaaaggtCTTGTTGGCTACATTTGAGGTTTTAAGTTCGAATCtgagttgattcacatttccaactaaatttattttttaaaaaaatttaaacgaaacggatagtatACTAGTTTTCTCTCAAAACAATATTTTAACAATGGTTTTACATACTTTTGTCACGAAGTGCCCCGTTTGCTTCTCCAATTTTTGCATGATAGTGAgccttcaaatttttttcttattagtgATCATGCAACTGTATATGAAAACTCTCTCTTGGATGTAATTAAAGGGTAACCCCACCGTATTCCGTATAGGACAATTAATGGTGAGGGTGTTGGatgggaggaattctacactgtcacacttgtatcacgtcatcaataacaagccaattacattccttcttttcaaataaaagtacaataaaaatatttttttacaatcatgatgggacatatattcttaaaaagattaatttgattggtttgttacgccacgtcactaatatacccgttgcattctagaatttttcgttgGATGGGCCGTTGCTATATATCGAGGCTCTGCTGTTACAAGTTTCCAAAGGTTACGAATTAttagctttctttttttcaaaaaaaaaaagtttttttttacctcAATTAATAGTTGCTAAATTGGGCTTTTTTCCACCCACTCTCGAGATAGACCCAAATCTTACAATCACAGTAATGGGATGATTTTAGGCCTAATTCCTGCCCATGTTACACCAGATATCGTCTCAAAATGGCCTAGCCTGCTTAAGTTCAAAGCCCTAACCACCTTCTCTGGCCCACTTAATTTTCAATCCCCCATCAATTTGAATTTCTTTCTTCAATGAATAATATGTACACATCCACagtcatttttttaatataaaaataagtttagtaATTTAGATTAATAACGGGAGCTAGATAAAGAACGTTGAACCTCTTAATATTAAGAAATTTCTACAAAGAACTTTTTATATTtcgtttgtttatatatttggCTTGACTCACATGAAAGTAGAGCCAACAGCTCTAACAACATAGGCCCTCTTGGGCCGATATGCTGTGGGCCCTCTTCTCCACCATAGGGTCCAACCTGCGAGATGGCTTTGTATGTTCTTGCCGGCCCGTGACCTATCCGGCCCGATCTACCATAGTTCATTACTAGCTTATGTGCACATTGGACCGCCTGCGTTCAACCCTCCAATTTGAATAGGGAACCATGACCTCTTGATCAAAGGCATCCCAAAAGGCAGTGGTATATTTGTTTAGTAATGTaaccaaataatatatatataataatgatacCCACTGTTTCTACCGCAAATGATAAAAGAATTGATGGTATGGTACCTTAGAtgtcaacttcaaattttaattatttcatattttcagcaaaaaaaaaaaataaaattatacaataacAGTTACCAATCATACATAAAGGATCGAGTTGGGGGAGAAACATAATTGATAATCTACTGACCAGTCAACGAGCacagtttattttatttaacataAAACCTTTTAAGAACATGACGTGAACAAATTATAGTCGAATTTATTCGTCAGCTCATTAATCAATACGGCACTGTTAAAAGAAGATATATATTGTTCGCTCTCCACCCACACTTTCAACTTATCCCTTGTTTCTACCGGTGGAAGAAGCGCTATAATTACTACACCACGACCATTTTTTCAATCTACGTACGTCGCAAGACACTTTAATTtcttaacaaattaaattatcgaaaataaaaCAGTTTATTAATTTCAGGATCGAAGGATTAACTAGTGCGCATGGCCATGCACCCATGCAACTACTAGCTAGCACCTTAGTAAACTGTGGACTCCGTGACCATGGCGATCCCGGCGTCGGCGCTTTTGCCGAACCTCGCGACGGCACAGTCGGTGGAGAAGATGCCGGAGGAAACGAAGTTGGGGGCCCCGCCCATGACCGGCATGTTCGCCCGCACGTTGAGCTTGTTTATGTAATCCGGCCGGTAGGTTTGGCCGAGCACGCCATGCACGTCGGGGCCGAGCGAGTAGAATTTAAATGCGATGTCAAGGTGGGCCAGGCTGTCATCTTCGGTGACGCCGTAGTTGTGGATCCGAGAGTCCTCCTTCGTGATCGGGACCGCGCCCGCCATTAACTTGAACTTGCCCTCCAGCTGCACCACCACTGCGTTCGTGGCCTTCGTCCTCGTGATCGACAGGGCGGGGACGGACGTCGACCCCCATCTGGCGTTCAGCTCGTTCGGAACGTAGACGGGCTCGCCGTCGAAGGTGATCATGAGGCGGTCGACGTCGTCGTCCCACGTCACGGTCTTCTGCGCGCCTACGTAGAGGCTGTGGCCGCCGAAGCGCATACCGAGGGCCTGCACCCACGTGAAGTCGCGCTTCATGTCGTCGTTGCGTTTCCCGATGAAACGGGCGTTGATGTGGAGGTCGGAGTCGGAGACGAGGCAGAAGTCGGCATCCTTTTTGCCGTGGAAGTAGAAGGTGTTGCCGTCGCCGCCGGTGAATCGTGGGTCGCCACAGACGAATCCCGGGATCTTCAAGTCGCAAGCTGCGCATGCCAACCAACAAAAATTATCGTAAAACAAACATACACCACATTAAgaacaaaatctctctctctctctctctctctctctctctctctctctctctctctatatatatatatatacacacgaaTAGACTCGAACGGTGAAACGGAAATCACCACCGTCGATCATAATACCCGAAAaagagatttcttttttttttttgaaaaaaaaaagaaatgaatctAGTAAGGCTTGTAAGCACTCACGGCAGAAGGTCCTGCAAGTGGGGCAGAAGACCAAGCAAGATTCGGAGCATTTGTCAGGGCAAGTGGCGTTGCAGCCGGGCTTATTCTTTCTTCCGTCAGAGCATGTCAACTCGAAATTCTTTTTGCCACCGAGGTGGCCGCCACTGATGACCTGGAAGttcggcggcggctgcggctgtCCCGACGAGGCCACTGCGAGGGCCGCCACAGAGGCGCACACTAGCAGAAGCGCCACGCCCCGccgcgccatcgccgccgcaaCTCCTGTGTGGTGGTGTTATACTTAAAAACCACCTAAATAAAGCTCAACTAGCTATGCTGTGGCTTATTTACTCGGCTATGTGGAGTTCTGTGTGGTGCGATGTTCAGAAGTGTTGGGTTGCCCTTTTTATAGCTCCACAACGGACACGGCCGTTGACTTTGTGGCCTAATATCGTACGTCCGAatttaagcaaataaaaaaattgtcaaaattaatGGCAAATTTGCCAATACTATACATTCGCGGCCTAAGCGTCCATGTGGGGATTGCGCTCCGGAATCTCGTGGTTAGCTTTCAATTCTACGTAGCAAGATTTGCGGGTCAACTGCGAGTGGATCGTTCGATATGGGACAAGTTGACTCGAGATTAGAGTTCGGATCCCAGACCAATCTGGCTCTAGTCAAAGTACACGGGGTTTTGCTTTTTTTGGTTCCGGAAAAAATGTACGAGGACCCCTGGACTGTGCGCCATATTGTAGTTTAgttattttttgaagaaaattttatttgtcttAATGTTAATTACCATTCTGGttgattataaatttttctaaaatgaaaAACTTTAATAATTATTGATCATTAACTGTTAATAAACTCCACGTACGTTCACATATTCCGACTGGAAAGAGCTGAAACAGTCGatgtattttaaattctttcaaagtattttaatttttcaaagtaTATAGTTCTATGCTCATTATTTCAGCTAATTAATGCGGGGGATGGAATTTGAGCGGAAGTAAATTTTTAATGATTTGTATTTCCTTTATTTTGATGatggaaatataaatatataaggaAGTTTTAATAACATAGTTATCTTCACTATACATATTTTACTTTCATGTAGATCCAAAATTACGCACAACATAACTCGAAACTAACTAATGAATTCGCAGGGAAAATCTTTAAATCAAACAAGAAAAGAGAGGGTATGTCGAAATTCCCTACAGTTGAGGGGCCTCCGTGCATTGTATTCCCCCcaattttctcttctctctcgaAAGCCATAAAGTACGTGAAAGTTTTAATGTGGTGTCGGAGGATTCAATTAAGCTGGATCCTTCCCCGCGCTGCGAACCAGCTAGCTCTTTGTTACGCGTAGATTGGAGCCCAGAGAGAAAACGAAAAGCTTACTTGGGAGATGAACGCCAGCACGTGGCAACATCGATCACGTAGAATTAACTTTCTTGGattgtatgattttttttctttctttctttttgtccCCCTTGTTTGCTCTTCTTATTCATCAATTCTTTAAGTTTTATTAGTCATAAGCCAACATCTATAAGATCTAACTAGTTGTAATCTCCTGCTGCAGAAGATTACAGGTAAAATGAGTTACGtacagtaaaaaaatatatataatacaaaaatattttatagtgttattattatttggtatagagtttttttttttttgagagagaattaTTTGGTATAGACATAACCTTTTGGATCCAAGTaaggaaaattttatatttattatacattcattctctctctttatttgttGGATGGAGACGAGCGTGAAGGGCCACCAACGCGCTGCGCACGCACCGTCCATCGTGTTGTACCATCGAGATTGGCGAGGGGAACAGCCTCTTAGATGGCTGTGATTACTTTAATTGCTCTTACAACCTCAACACCTGTATAGTCAACTGCGTGTTGAAGTATATCGACAATATAAAATTCGTCAATTGAATGGTAATTAAGTCACCACAGCTGTAATCAGGCACAAAGTTCGAGACCATAGTAATCAATTCAGAAAACTGAAGTATTAGCCTAATTCTTgggcaattttttttgttggtttgggTTAAGACCCGATCCGATAGTATTAGATAGTGTTTATTccagaaattcaaattttacaaaatagctGTTAGCTGTTGTAAAGAAGAAAGTTTAGGATGCTAGGATGAGTTCATTTAACAGTTTTTTAAtaactttaaatcaaatttttactGTGTTTTATAGATTATTATGTACCCTTTGTAGTGTTACTAGTGTAATTTGTTTATCGGCTTGGGTCAGGTTGTTTCTAGTGAGGTTCGGAATAAGTGGGAGCAAGTTTAAACAAGGGTCTAATaaggatttttaaaaaaaaaaataaatcagaaCCCAATCCAAGGCACCGGATTAAGCCCAACTGAACCGTGAGAGGTGGTGTCGGACACATGGTTGTGATGGATACAAACAAACATTTTAATGTTGTTAGGCATCTCACTGGCTTTAGTACCTCTGGAAGTGAAGCCCAAACTCCAAAGACagctaaataataatatttaactcTCGATCTAAACTAAATTTGGAGACTAGCAAAGCTTAATTATTAGACTTTTAACCTATAAATGATTTACGTGATGACTCCCTATAAAAAGTCCTATTAAGACCTTGCAAATCTAATTAGATCGAGTAAAGCATGTGCCCATACTGAATTTCCGGGTACGGTACAGCCGATCATTGGAGCACTACACCCTAGCAAAGTCCGCGACTTGGATCGAGTTCAATCTGAATTTGCCTGAGCTAATTGATTCAGTACATAGCACTGGATTGTCAATAGAGAGCTTGACTAGGCAAGTAGGCAAGGTTTAGGAAGTTTAACCCTCCCTCAGTTTACCATGGTTGGGAATTCAATGCGAAGTCAATCGACTACGATGCAATTAAGCCCAGTACCACCTACCACAAATTATCATtaatatatgataaaaaaataaacagcatGCACGGTGCTAAGGCTCCGCAGAAGGGTTGGTGCAGGTTATGATCGACTCCTATTGTAAATTTGTAGATTGAGTTAGTTCTAATCTGCCTTCAAAACTGCAATTTTACTAGGGTTGTGCTTATTCTATCTTGAATGAGACATTTTGAAAACTTTCAAGGCCGGCCACATCTAATTTGCTACGTAGAGACGGAGAGACATTCCAGGTTAGTTTGCTCAGCAGTGTGGCCTATACTTCCTTTTACTCTGATTTTCAACTTTCTTATAATCTATTTTGTGTACAACTAAGACAAAACTTAGTGATGCATTCAGCAAAAAgataatgaaaaaatatatatataaagcaaatTTTTTAGGAGAGCAATAACTCGTCAAAATGAGCTACTAGTTGGTAACCCAGCCAAAAGTCCAAAAAGGTCCAAATCCAAGTGCCAAGTCTAAGGAGAccaccgaccatccctagagtaagtggtaaaggatttggtagttggtacccgagacccaagttcgaatcctaattgattcacattttcagctaagtttatttctaaatgaaataaatgaagcggatagcgtgctatctatctctctctctcaaaaaaaaaaaaaaagtctaaggAGACCTATGATGTCTTTCCGAGTAGGCC
The nucleotide sequence above comes from Ananas comosus cultivar F153 linkage group 17, ASM154086v1, whole genome shotgun sequence. Encoded proteins:
- the LOC109723451 gene encoding uncharacterized protein LOC109723451 produces the protein MARRGVALLLVCASVAALAVASSGQPQPPPNFQVISGGHLGGKKNFELTCSDGRKNKPGCNATCPDKCSESCLVFCPTCRTFCPCDLKIPGFVCGDPRFTGGDGNTFYFHGKKDADFCLVSDSDLHINARFIGKRNDDMKRDFTWVQALGMRFGGHSLYVGAQKTVTWDDDVDRLMITFDGEPVYVPNELNARWGSTSVPALSITRTKATNAVVVQLEGKFKLMAGAVPITKEDSRIHNYGVTEDDSLAHLDIAFKFYSLGPDVHGVLGQTYRPDYINKLNVRANMPVMGGAPNFVSSGIFSTDCAVARFGKSADAGIAMVTESTVY